The Pseudodesulfovibrio sediminis genome includes the window CTTTATGCGTCAATGATTTGTTTGAGGCCGAACCCGTCACCTCCTGCCCCTCCAAGGGCCACGGAAGTGCCGCCCGAAATGTCGATGGTGATTGTGTCGGCTATTTCGCTGCTCATGAGGATAGTAGCCCCGCCACCAGTGGACCCACCGCCACAGAGCAAACCCTGCGAACGATCTTTGGATCCCCTGCCGCCTAGTGATCCTTTGGATTCAACTGCACCTGTTCCAAGAATCTTTCTGGCGCAGATAAATATCGGTGCAGCCGTGCCTTCCTCGGCTGCCTCGCCCCCGGCGGCACCGGTGTATGTGGCTCCGCCGGGGTTGCCAGCGCCAGGACCTCCTGTGGCCACACCACTGGACGGATCGTCGGAACAACCGCCCTGACCGCCATATGGCTGGCCGTCACCGGGAGGCGTTGAATTGTAGCCGTTGTAATGGCCGCCGCCACCCACTCCGCTGGAGAAACAGGTGGCCGCCGAACCAGCCCCGGATTTAATGGTGCCGGATATGCCGATGTTCACCGCACCGCCACCGCCGCCGCCCAATCCGCTGGCCGCTGTCTGACCGGGATTGCCTGCACTGGTACTGACAGTGAGCCGGGCACCACCCAATCCGCCCACGGGTTGGATGGATACAACTACGCCGTTCCCGAGCACTTCCGGCTGATTTGCCTCGCTGATCACGGCGTCGGTCCCACAGCCCGACATGTCGGAAAGGCCGGACTCCGTAAACCCCTTGGCAAACCGTGCCCAGGTAGGGCCATTCGGCCCAACGGCGCTGCCGTCGGACGGGGCAACCGGCGTGTTGCTTGTGATTACGGCATCTGCGGGATTGGCTTTGCATCCACGTGCAGTCATGGACACAGTGCCGTCGATGGTCAAAGTGGCGTCGAACAGGAGCTGCAATCCCCGGCAGCGATTGGTTGTGGTCAGGGTATACCCAGCGTCGATTTGGCCGTTTACCCCATTGATGATGACCATATCGCCGTCCTCGACGGACGGGACCATGGCCACGCTGCCAACGATGGTCCAGCCTGGAATGGGCTGCCATGTGACGCCACCGTCGTACGACTGCTCGGCACCAGCAGACGAAACAATGCGGATGTCGCCGTCGCTACGGTCCCCGAACCAGTTCCCATTGCCCTGCCTGGACCTTTGAATTTTTCGGCGCAGCCAAGACATTAGGCTACCGCCTTGAAATTATACTCAACGGATGCCAGGGGCTTGACCGTAGCGTCGTTGGGGGCGGTGAAGGGCGCAATATAAATGCGGTCGATGGCAAGCGGGTCGGCAGTCCCTTCATAGGCTGTTTCATCCGCCCACAAGATCACAGCCGGTGTCGCGCACGCCCACCCGCCAGTGGCATCCTGAACCACGGTCAGGTCATAAGACCCGCCGGGCTTGTAGTTGGAAATGGTGAAACTGGTCACATCCGTGTCCAATAGCAGGACCGCGCTGGGGTTGGCTTCGCAGTCCCACACCACGGCCCCGGCGGTTATTCTCAGGAGAGTCTGGGCGTACCGCTGGCCTTTGGCGAATTCGTGGGGATCGGAGAGTAAGTCGACAACTTCATCCGTCGTGTGGTCGTGATCTTTTACCGCGTAGACGTTCCCCAGCTCTCCGTCCGGTGTCATGGGCCGGAAGTCGGTAACGGTCCTGTCTGCAGCGATTTCGGCAATCTTCTGGCCGTAGTGGTTGTCGTTGGTCCCGTCCACATAGTCGCCGGGATCCGTGTACACAACCTGGACCACGGCTACCCGGTCGGATCCCTGGGGCTGCAGGGCAACGTCCAGGAACACTTCGGCAGGAAGTGTCGGAGCCAGCTCCTGGGACGCTGCCTGAACAATACGGATCCCCTCAACATAGCCGAGGCCGAGCTGCAGCTTGAAGGTCCCCGCGTCGTCAATGACCAGAAAACCATCGTCGAAGAAGCAGGCCCCGCCGTAAATATCGAAGTTAGAAAGTCGTTCGCGTTCGTCTATGCCCTTCATCCGCGCCGTGAAATCAATCTGCCAGGTGTCCGCATTCACGTTGATCTGTGTCACGTCCTGAATGCCGGAGTATTCCAGCATGAAATTGCGAGTAAGAGCGTTGCCCATGGTCGGGTGAGCCGTTTTCCACTTGGAAAGGGTAGGGCAATACGTGATAGCTACCACGGCGTCGTCCTCGGATGAGTATAGCCCGATCCAGTTGAAGTCGAAGTCCCCGATGTCCGAGGTCAACAGCATGGAATAAACCACTTGATTCGGGTTGATGTAGCCTCTGTTTTCTTCCGGGATCGGATACGAATAGACGATATCCCCGACATTCGGCATTCCCTCGGTCCGGTCTACGGCTGCAGCCGCGTCGAGTCCGTCCACATTGGCGAGGATGAACGTGTCGATGACCAATCCGGTTTCCTGATTTTGGTGCAGGGCGATAAGGTTCTCGCCTGCGTTGGTAATGGCACTGCTCATGGTGGCTCCTTACAGCTTGGCGGCAATGACCGCCGAGTCGTTGTTGAATTCTTCCAAGCGTGGCCCGATGGTCAAGGGCGGGACGCCTGCGCAAAATGTCTGATAGTCGTTGTCAAATGTCTCCACCCTGACGTTTACAGTCAGTGGCGAGATGAGGGTCCATTCATATCGTCGGCAGGTTCGGCTATAGTGTTGGATGAGTTCCTGCAGCAGGGCCTGATTGTCCGCCAGTTGGGTGTCGGAGAGTTGTAGGCCGATGACGTCCCAATCCCGGCCCGGCATCCGTTCCTCTATTTCGAGGTAGTCCACACCCAAACGCTGGAAGATGCGTTTGAACCCGGCCACGCTCCCGGCGTCTTTCGCATTGACGTAGGCGTACTTCACGCGCAGTCGGTACAGGGCAAGCGGCTCGCCGGAGAAGCGGTCAATGTCCCGTTGCCAGGCTATGAGATCCAGGACTGTTTCGGTACAGGTTCCCGGGTTCATCTGCTGGGCAGGCCAGATAGCCCAGGCCATGACCCTGGAGAACCACTTCTGCGCGGCCTTGGCGAGCTTGCTCAACTCCACCCCGGACATCCAGAAGGGCAGGGTTACTTCGGGCGTTGTCTGTTCGTCTGCCATTACGCAGCCTCCTCATCCGGCGGTAGCGCTACGGAGAGTGTACCGAGGACGGGCAGGTCCATTGCCGACACAATGTCCGTTGCCCTGTCGAACTCAACAGAGAGAAGGTCGGTAAGATTTGCATGCAGCTCCTTGTCCATTTGAGAAAATGAAAAGCGGCTGTACGGCTTGGTCTTGGTCATGTCGAAGTCGGTATTTTCCCTGAATGCACATCGGATTAAGTCGTCCGCGTCCTGCTGCAGGGCCTCCTCCCGCTCTTCGGAAAGGTTGGGCTTTGGGTAGACGATGACTCCCAGGTCGTAGGCCGTTTCTGGCATGGGGTAACAAATCATGTCGTCGCCGTGGCCGTGGTTGCCTGAATCACGCACGTAGGTGTTGATGTTGTCCACGAACTCCTGCGGAGGCGCGCCGGTGTCCAGCATAATGAAACAGTTGGCGGTGCCGGGGCCGCGAGGTCCGTCATGCTCGAAGTACAGGTAGTCGAGCCGGATCCCGGTGTAGCCCCCGATGATGACCTTGTAGGCCGCGTCATGGTGGAGCTGCCCCACGGCGCTGAATTGATTGCGGCAGCGCAGGCGCAGCTCCTCGTTGCTCTCTTCGTTGGCTCCTGGGGTGGACAGCCAATCGGCTGCGTTGGTGACGGACGCAACGCCGGGAATGGGCGACTCCAGGATGGAATAGTACCCAGGACCGAGGTTATACGCGGCCCCTACCTGCTCGGCCTCCACGGGGGCGGTGAAGGTCAATGAGCCATCCGGGCAGGTGGTGTCCTGGGTGACGAGAACGCGATAGATGTACCCGGCCAGCGTCGGGCTTTCGATGACCGTTCCGGCGGGAATGGTCAGTTCTCCGGCGGACGTCTCGCGGGTGAAGGTGACGACGCCTAGGGCCTTGGAAGCGGCTTTGCGCTCCAGATCCACGGCCCAGGCGTAGACGTCGAGCCATGCGCCTTTGGCGTATTTCAGAAAGAGATTCGGCAGGGCCGTCTCGATGAGCAGGTCGACCAGCATCTTGCAGGGAGCGGTAACAATGGCCGTGATGAGACGCCAGAAGGGACTCCAACTGGAATCGTTGGTGATGAGGCTGCCTTCGTCCTCGTTGATCTGCTTCCACTGCGCCTCCATCTCCGCTTCGGTGGTGGGGACGCCTGCTTCGGTCAGCATTTTCTCGAATAATTTCTGGCTCATGAAATCTCCACGGTTGTGTAGATGGGACCGAACTCGACAGTTTCGGCCTGCAGGTAGAAAACACCCAAGGACGGTTCAGTGATTGCGCATGTTCCAGGAACAATCCGCTCATCGTTGTCCACATCCATGGTCAGCTTGACCACGTTCTCGGCTTTCTTCCGTTCGTCCCGATTGCCCACCAGCTCGACCAGCAGGCCGGTTTCCCGGATCATGTGGACGATGTCCTGGGCGATGGAATCCCGGTTAGAACACCGCTCCGGGATGCCTCCGGCGTCAAGTGTGATGTCATCGTCTGTGATGAGGAGGTCAAAATACTTTTCTTCAGCCATGGCCTAGCCTTCCATCATAAGTTGTTCTTTCATCGTCATAGTATCCACGCCATGGAAGTGGTTTTCCTGTTTGCCGATGGTGCGGGATTCGCTTCGGTTAGCGTTCACGGTTTTGGCTATCTGGTTGGCGACACCGCCCGGTGGGACTACAGCCCGTCTGGACGCGTCCAGAGAAGGGGAAGACGTAGGGGCCTCTGATTCGGATCCAAACCCCAGAAAAGAAGCGATGGCGCTGAAGTTGTCCACCACGAAGCCAATGGGGTTGATAAGGGCCATCAGTCCATCAAGGACCCAATCAATGACGGACATGATTGCCTGACCCCAGGACGTGTCCAGGAATGCGGCCTTCAGGTCATCCCACCAGTAGACGGCAGCAGCCACGGCAGCGATAAGGGCGATGATGGCGAGCGTGATGAGGACAACGGGGTTTGCGGCCATGGCCGCGTTGACGAGCCACATGACACCCTGGAAAGCCATCATGACGGCTTTGCCGAGTATGCCTTCCTTGGTAAACAGGGCCATGGCCCACTTGGCCGCGCCGATAGGACCGGCCAGAGAAATCATGGACAGTTTCATCAAACCACTCACCAACGCCAGCGCACCCATGGCGGCGACCATGGCTGTGACCACGATAATCCCGTAGCCGATCCACCGCGTGAGGTTGGGGTATTTCCCCATCCATTCAACCATGGAAGCGGAAGCGTCGGCAAAGCCGTTAATAATCGGGTCCAAAGCCGGAGCCAATCCATTGCCCAGAGCGATGGTAATTCCCTTGACTCCTTGTGAGGCCCGTTGCAGCGGGGTGACCATGTGCGCGGCCATTTTTTCAGCCTTTTCCATGCCCTTGACCTGGCCGAGTTTGTCCATGGAAACGGCAAGCCCTTTGGTATCTGCCATGAGGAGCTTGATAAGTGACACGGCTTCATCGGAGCCGAATGCGTCCTTCAGAAGGTCGGATTCATCCACACTCATGCTATCGCCGAATTTTCCTTTGAGCTTACCCAAGATATCCAGCATGCCAAGCATGTTGCCGTTGGAATCAACAAAGGAAAGATTGAGCTTGTCCTGGGCCTTGCCTGCGCCGGTCAGAAAAGCCTTGTACTTGGTTCCAGCCTCGGAGCCGGACATGGTGGCCTGGAGTTTGCCAAGCACGGCCATTTGTTCGGTGATTCCAACCCCTGCGGAGGTGGCGTTAGCCCCTAATGCGGTCCATCCAGCAGCCCACTTGGAGCCGGTTGTCTTGAACATCTGCACCGCTGTAGCTGTCTGTCCGGCCAACTGTTCGATCCAGTTGCCTTTGCCCATGCGTTCGGCTTCCTCCTGGAAGATGCCATACATGGTCCCCATGTAGTCAGTGATGGTTCCCCCGTCCGACTTGGTGGCGGTTGCCAGGACGTTGCCTGCATTGGTGAAGAGGGCAAGTTCGTTGCCTTGCAGCCCATTGATGGCAGACTGGATGTCATAGGAAGAGGACACAAACCCATCGGCGGCACGGCCATACTTGATGGAATATTGCAAAGCACTGCTGGAAAGCCCTTTCAGAACAGCCGGGTCAACTTCCAGGGATGCAACTTCGCCCACGGCTTGGCGCATTTCCTCGGCTGGCTGGATGAATTTGAGCAAGCCATAGCCTGCAGCCCCCATCCCAGCCGCGCCGGTGCCGACCTGGGAAAAGGCTTTTTGCGAGGCGTCAGCCATGAAATTGAGCTTCTTCTGGATTTTGCCCACCGGGCCGGACACCCGGTCCAGCAGGTCAATAATAAAGGAGAGCTTTTGCAGCTTCGCGCTCATCTTATCCCTTCATGGCTTTGGCAATGCCGTTGGTTATGGCAATGCTCATTTTGTCCCAATATTCCTTTTCCAAAAACAGGGCGGTGCCCATGCTTTCCGTGGACGTTTCCTGGCCTGGCATCCACTTTTGATGCAAGGCCAGGAGCTGGGCCACGGCGTCGCCGCCTATTCGTTCGGCGACTTTTTCGACTTTCCCACGATGATGGACAGATCAGGGGTGTATTCACTGACCAGGCTGCCAACGAGTTCGAGAGCCGCGCCAGGCTTCTTGAGCAGATCCTTCAGGTCGTCTTTGGTGTCGTCGGTCACGGTGCGCATGAGCAGCGAGTGGGCAGGGGCCACTTTGTTGGTGGGCTGCATCTCATTGATGAACTTGTTGTATGCATCCGGGGTCATTTCGAAAGTCAGGTCCGTGCCGTTGACTTCCAGGGTAATGGTCTTGTTCATAGTTTCCTCCAGTTACTTAGTTTTTCATGATCTCAATCGCCGTGCGGACTCCAATCGCGGCAACAAATGCCACGCAGCCCCACACCATGCGTTCAAGGGTCTTTATTTTTACCTGGTTGCTTGCACACTGCCGGGACTCGTTGATCTCTCGGATGTCGGATTGAATGGCTTTCACCCGTTCATCGATGCGGACAAGCATGTTCTGCAGGTCTTGACTGTCCATTGCGCTCACTTGCCTCTGGTCTCCATGAACTTGGTGAAGAGCGGCATGAGGTTTTTCACGGTCCGTTCCCCGAACAGGAAGCCCAGGACAAGAATGTTCAGCACGATGATGAGGATGCCTTCAGCGGTGAATTCGCCGGTGAGCGTGGTCATGGACACGTCCCAGGAGTTGCTGAATATCTGCCAGTCAACAAACAGGGTGAAGTATCCGAATAACGGGCGCAGGCAGCCCCGTGCGAAAATGATGAAGCGACCGACAACAGGGAGTGAAGCCAAATCCTTGGCAGTGCCTTCCAGTTCGGCAGCACGGCGGGTCACCTCCTTGTCTGCATCCACGGCCAGAGCCATAAGGGCTTTTTCCTGCTTATGCTCTGCCTCGCTAATCCGTGCAGCCAGTTCGGCCTTTTCCTTGTCGCTCATGGACGGGGGGAAGTAGGCCTTCACTGTGTCGGTGATGGTGCCGACCAAGCCCTTTTCTCCAGTGAAGAATCCGGTGACTGCGGAGAGAAAGCTCATCGCACACCCCCGGAAGCATCTGTAATATGCATCTGGGCGGACTCGTTGTCGGCCATGGTCTGCAGGAAGCTCTTGAACGTATTGCCGGAACTCAGGACAGCTCGGTTGGGGCCGAGATGCCCGAAATTCCGGCCCAGAAGGACGCAGCCTTTCGTATCTGTCTCGGTGTTCCCAGGGTGCAACAGGATGTGAGATCGGCCCGGTACGCCAGTGATCTCGAAGGTGTCTCCGTACTTGGGCGAGTTGACCCGCTTGACCACATAGTCGCCTTCGGGGATGCAGGACACGTTTTGGGCGTTGCCTCTGTCTTCGGGTTCCAAGGTCACGCAGGAGGCTTTGCCGTCAATCTTGAGGACTCCGAATGTCCCGGCTTCGCTTTTTTCAACGCGGATGAGTTCTATAGTAGTGATCATTCTTCCTCCAGCTCGACCTGGCACTGTATGCACAGCTCCACGCCGGGGATGGCTTTGCGGCGGGCCTCCGGGATGACGTTGCCGCATTCGGCGCACGTCTCCCGGCTGGGCCTTCCGGTGTTCTTCAGTCCGGCCTTGGCAAGAGCCGATTTCAGGCCCAGGCGTTCAGCTTCGGATCCCATGTCGCAAAAATCAGCCATGCCAAGGCTCCTAGATCAGATCTTTGGTTTCGGAGGAGGCCAGGTACGGGACGCCATTGATGCGGATAAAATCCGGGCTGGTCACATCAAAGGGCAGTTTCGTCGTGTGCTTTTCACCGCCCTTTTGGTCGATATCCAACAGGGACTCGATCTTGAAAGCACAGCCAAAGGCCTCCACCTTCATTTCTTCTTCGCTGCCGGAGTTGGCATAAAACAGGCAATCAAATGGTTCGAGTTCCCGGAATGAACCGGCAGACTTGGCCGCTTCCGTGATGATGCCCAGGCCGGTGGCGTCCACCTCGATTTCTCCCGAGGCTTCGACGTCTCCCAGAAGCCGCCCGTTAGGTATGCCCCGGTCCTTGGCAACGCTGGAATTATCTGTGATGGACAGGGTTGCCTTTTCAACGTGGAGCAGCAGGTCGCCGATGTTGATGTCAAAAGATTTTCCGCTGATACGGTTCATGATGCCTCCTATTCAGCGTAGTTGGTCAGGTCCAACAGGATGTTGCAGGTGATGTCCTTGGGGCAGTTGTAGGGCCGGACAGTCATGTGGATTTTCACCACGGTTTTCGTGACCCATGTGATGACGATGTCGCCGTCCTTGGGTGGCTCGATTTCACCGGGGAAGGTGATGTTCATGATTTTTACGGATTTGCTCATCTCGCGCAGGGGCCGCATAAAATAGTTTTCATGGTAGGCGGTAGAGGTCGGGGTGGAATTAAGCTTGCGGTCTCCGATCTTGGCAACGGCCAGCGGGTAGACTTTGCGCATGGCCTTGTGGACAACGCGTAGATATTCGATCACCTGAAAGTCACCGCCCGGTACGTCCAGGACATTGCCGTCACCGAAATACACGCCGGGGTAGTCGGGATACCATTGCGGTACTGACCAGCGTTCAGCGTCCAGGGCCTTGAGGACCGACATGTCAACGGCGCGCCCGTCCTTGTCCTTGGGTTTTTCGGAGCGGATGCCCACCACCGGGCCGGTGTTCACGCGCATGGGCGTGTCGGCAACAGTGACGGATCGGTTGCAGAGCCGTCCGCAGTAGGCTCCCAGGTCGTCGGGCCATATGGTCGCCACCGGGTTAACCTGGTCGCAGGCCAGATTGTTGAGGATGGCGT containing:
- a CDS encoding phage tail protein, with protein sequence MSSAITNAGENLIALHQNQETGLVIDTFILANVDGLDAAAAVDRTEGMPNVGDIVYSYPIPEENRGYINPNQVVYSMLLTSDIGDFDFNWIGLYSSEDDAVVAITYCPTLSKWKTAHPTMGNALTRNFMLEYSGIQDVTQINVNADTWQIDFTARMKGIDERERLSNFDIYGGACFFDDGFLVIDDAGTFKLQLGLGYVEGIRIVQAASQELAPTLPAEVFLDVALQPQGSDRVAVVQVVYTDPGDYVDGTNDNHYGQKIAEIAADRTVTDFRPMTPDGELGNVYAVKDHDHTTDEVVDLLSDPHEFAKGQRYAQTLLRITAGAVVWDCEANPSAVLLLDTDVTSFTISNYKPGGSYDLTVVQDATGGWACATPAVILWADETAYEGTADPLAIDRIYIAPFTAPNDATVKPLASVEYNFKAVA
- a CDS encoding phage tail protein; translation: MADEQTTPEVTLPFWMSGVELSKLAKAAQKWFSRVMAWAIWPAQQMNPGTCTETVLDLIAWQRDIDRFSGEPLALYRLRVKYAYVNAKDAGSVAGFKRIFQRLGVDYLEIEERMPGRDWDVIGLQLSDTQLADNQALLQELIQHYSRTCRRYEWTLISPLTVNVRVETFDNDYQTFCAGVPPLTIGPRLEEFNNDSAVIAAKL
- a CDS encoding baseplate J/gp47 family protein; this encodes MSQKLFEKMLTEAGVPTTEAEMEAQWKQINEDEGSLITNDSSWSPFWRLITAIVTAPCKMLVDLLIETALPNLFLKYAKGAWLDVYAWAVDLERKAASKALGVVTFTRETSAGELTIPAGTVIESPTLAGYIYRVLVTQDTTCPDGSLTFTAPVEAEQVGAAYNLGPGYYSILESPIPGVASVTNAADWLSTPGANEESNEELRLRCRNQFSAVGQLHHDAAYKVIIGGYTGIRLDYLYFEHDGPRGPGTANCFIMLDTGAPPQEFVDNINTYVRDSGNHGHGDDMICYPMPETAYDLGVIVYPKPNLSEEREEALQQDADDLIRCAFRENTDFDMTKTKPYSRFSFSQMDKELHANLTDLLSVEFDRATDIVSAMDLPVLGTLSVALPPDEEAA
- a CDS encoding DUF2590 family protein is translated as MAEEKYFDLLITDDDITLDAGGIPERCSNRDSIAQDIVHMIRETGLLVELVGNRDERKKAENVVKLTMDVDNDERIVPGTCAITEPSLGVFYLQAETVEFGPIYTTVEIS
- a CDS encoding phage tail tape measure protein, giving the protein MSAKLQKLSFIIDLLDRVSGPVGKIQKKLNFMADASQKAFSQVGTGAAGMGAAGYGLLKFIQPAEEMRQAVGEVASLEVDPAVLKGLSSSALQYSIKYGRAADGFVSSSYDIQSAINGLQGNELALFTNAGNVLATATKSDGGTITDYMGTMYGIFQEEAERMGKGNWIEQLAGQTATAVQMFKTTGSKWAAGWTALGANATSAGVGITEQMAVLGKLQATMSGSEAGTKYKAFLTGAGKAQDKLNLSFVDSNGNMLGMLDILGKLKGKFGDSMSVDESDLLKDAFGSDEAVSLIKLLMADTKGLAVSMDKLGQVKGMEKAEKMAAHMVTPLQRASQGVKGITIALGNGLAPALDPIINGFADASASMVEWMGKYPNLTRWIGYGIIVVTAMVAAMGALALVSGLMKLSMISLAGPIGAAKWAMALFTKEGILGKAVMMAFQGVMWLVNAAMAANPVVLITLAIIALIAAVAAAVYWWDDLKAAFLDTSWGQAIMSVIDWVLDGLMALINPIGFVVDNFSAIASFLGFGSESEAPTSSPSLDASRRAVVPPGGVANQIAKTVNANRSESRTIGKQENHFHGVDTMTMKEQLMMEG
- a CDS encoding DUF6890 family protein, whose protein sequence is MAQLLALHQKWMPGQETSTESMGTALFLEKEYWDKMSIAITNGIAKAMKG
- a CDS encoding putative phage tail assembly chaperone, which gives rise to MNKTITLEVNGTDLTFEMTPDAYNKFINEMQPTNKVAPAHSLLMRTVTDDTKDDLKDLLKKPGAALELVGSLVSEYTPDLSIIVGKSKKSPNE
- a CDS encoding DUF5675 family protein; amino-acid sequence: MITTIELIRVEKSEAGTFGVLKIDGKASCVTLEPEDRGNAQNVSCIPEGDYVVKRVNSPKYGDTFEITGVPGRSHILLHPGNTETDTKGCVLLGRNFGHLGPNRAVLSSGNTFKSFLQTMADNESAQMHITDASGGVR
- a CDS encoding TraR/DksA C4-type zinc finger protein, whose product is MADFCDMGSEAERLGLKSALAKAGLKNTGRPSRETCAECGNVIPEARRKAIPGVELCIQCQVELEEE
- a CDS encoding DUF2597 family protein, which translates into the protein MNRISGKSFDINIGDLLLHVEKATLSITDNSSVAKDRGIPNGRLLGDVEASGEIEVDATGLGIITEAAKSAGSFRELEPFDCLFYANSGSEEEMKVEAFGCAFKIESLLDIDQKGGEKHTTKLPFDVTSPDFIRINGVPYLASSETKDLI
- a CDS encoding DUF2586 domain-containing protein — encoded protein: MSLGIVQVDKLNLLQGDIADVERYFLFLGRGAGTNEGSILTVNTDTKLDEVLGADASNLKTQVAAAKANAGQNWAAAVLPLDDIVTVDAAVDYAMENMNAEAIAITDPVKTSAEVEAFQLKAKNIMAQYMRPAIFIPTCEGIKDTESWSDFTTDRNAILNNLACDQVNPVATIWPDDLGAYCGRLCNRSVTVADTPMRVNTGPVVGIRSEKPKDKDGRAVDMSVLKALDAERWSVPQWYPDYPGVYFGDGNVLDVPGGDFQVIEYLRVVHKAMRKVYPLAVAKIGDRKLNSTPTSTAYHENYFMRPLREMSKSVKIMNITFPGEIEPPKDGDIVITWVTKTVVKIHMTVRPYNCPKDITCNILLDLTNYAE